From Megalops cyprinoides isolate fMegCyp1 chromosome 18, fMegCyp1.pri, whole genome shotgun sequence, one genomic window encodes:
- the LOC118793078 gene encoding heart- and neural crest derivatives-expressed protein 2-like — protein sequence MSLISEFQQHAVMHHDAYSFATTATASHCHEENPYFHGWLISHPDMPPSDYNMAPSNSPKYAPSDPHLDQSCSGTGTVGIIPRPMKRRGTANRKERRRTQSINCAFAELRDCLPNVPADTKLSKIKTLRLATSYIAYLMDLLDKKEQNGETEAFTAEFMKTGVKEEKRKNELTEDLKNSPSRNDRKTKGRTGWPQHVWALELK from the exons ATGAGTTTAATTAGCGAATTTCAACAGCATGCAGTTATGCACCACGATGCCTATTCTTTCGCAACCACAGCAACTGCAAGCCATTGCCATGAAGAAAACCCTTATTTCCACGGTTGGCTTATTAGCCATCCAGACATGCCTCCATCTGACTACAACATGGCACCTTCAAATAGCCCCAAGTATGCTCCCAGCGACCCCCACCTCGATCAGTCGTGCTCTGGGACTGGCACAGTTGGGATAATACCCCGTCCCATGAAACGGAGAGGCACGGCAAACCGAAAAGAAAGGCGCAGGACTCAAAGCATCAACTGTGCATTTGCCGAACTGAGGGACTGCCTTCCCAACGTCCCAGCAGACACGAAACTctccaaaatcaaaacactacGATTAGCCACTAGCTACATCGCCTACCTTATGGACTTGCTGGACAAAAAGGAGCAGAATGGTGAAACAGAGGCCTTTACAGCAGAATTCATGAAGACAGgtgttaaagaagaaaaaagaaaaaatgaattg ACTGAAGATTTGAAAAATTCGCCcagcagaaatgacaggaaaacaaaaggaaggACGGGATGGCCACAGCACGTTTGGGCTTTGGAGCTTAAATAG